The Pyruvatibacter sp. HU-CL02332 genome includes a window with the following:
- a CDS encoding cyclopropane-fatty-acyl-phospholipid synthase family protein: MTTTDMSDVAAQGRPAPVVATPEILDGLSGVPRLVRFSLRMLLNIQSGSLTVCLPDQAPLRFVGKEPGDHGEVELKHYRTVRRLLAGGGIGFGEAYIAGDVDSPDMAKFLEVFARNRTMMLQALRMGLFDWVNKLYHKLHKNTRKGSERNIHAHYDLGNEFYGLWLDPTMTYSSAIFKPGMNDLASAQREKYRALAESMQLDASHHVLEIGCGWGGFAEFAASEIGCRVTGITISKEQLEFARERVQRAGLSDKVEIRYQDYRDVNETFDRVASIEMFEAVGEDYWPTYFQQVRNVLKPGGKAGLQIITIADDAYEDYRNTADFIQRYIFPGGMLPSPTALRDQISKAGLVLTGNREFGRDYARTLRMWQESFAEAWPKIEPLGFDERFKRLWHFYLAYCEAGFSSANTDVTQVTLARA; encoded by the coding sequence ATGACGACCACTGATATGTCAGACGTTGCCGCGCAGGGACGCCCTGCGCCTGTTGTGGCAACCCCGGAAATTCTGGACGGTCTGTCTGGTGTGCCGCGTCTCGTGCGTTTTTCACTGCGCATGCTCCTCAATATCCAAAGCGGCAGCCTGACGGTCTGTTTGCCGGATCAAGCACCCTTGCGGTTTGTAGGCAAGGAACCCGGCGACCACGGCGAAGTTGAATTGAAGCACTATCGTACGGTGCGCCGGCTGCTGGCCGGTGGCGGCATCGGTTTTGGAGAGGCCTATATCGCCGGCGACGTGGACTCGCCGGATATGGCGAAGTTCCTGGAAGTGTTTGCCCGCAACCGCACCATGATGTTGCAAGCGCTGCGCATGGGCCTTTTTGACTGGGTAAACAAGCTCTATCACAAGCTGCACAAGAACACGCGCAAGGGCTCTGAGCGCAACATCCATGCGCACTACGATCTGGGCAATGAGTTCTACGGCCTGTGGCTTGATCCAACGATGACATATTCGTCCGCGATCTTTAAGCCCGGCATGAACGATCTGGCGTCAGCCCAACGTGAAAAATATCGTGCGCTGGCCGAAAGCATGCAGCTCGACGCCTCGCACCACGTGCTGGAAATCGGCTGCGGCTGGGGTGGCTTTGCGGAGTTTGCAGCCAGCGAAATTGGCTGCCGGGTCACCGGCATCACAATCTCCAAGGAACAACTGGAGTTTGCCCGCGAGCGTGTGCAGCGCGCTGGACTGAGCGACAAGGTTGAAATCCGCTATCAGGACTACCGCGACGTCAACGAGACGTTTGACCGGGTTGCCTCGATCGAGATGTTTGAAGCGGTTGGTGAGGACTATTGGCCAACCTACTTCCAGCAGGTCCGCAATGTACTCAAACCCGGCGGCAAGGCCGGCTTGCAGATCATCACCATTGCGGATGATGCCTATGAAGACTACCGCAACACTGCGGACTTCATTCAGCGCTACATATTTCCCGGTGGCATGCTTCCCTCGCCTACAGCCCTGCGTGATCAGATCAGCAAGGCGGGACTGGTTCTGACCGGCAACCGGGAATTTGGACGCGACTACGCCCGCACCCTGCGCATGTGGCAGGAGAGTTTCGCTGAAGCATGGCCAAAGATCGAACCACTTGGATTTGACGAGCGGTTCAAGCGGCTCTGGCACTTCTATCTGGCCTATTGCGAGGCTGGCTTCAGTTCAGCCAACACCGACGTGACCCAGGTCACACTTGCGCGCGCCTGA